A portion of the Tiliqua scincoides isolate rTilSci1 chromosome 3, rTilSci1.hap2, whole genome shotgun sequence genome contains these proteins:
- the OLIG1 gene encoding oligodendrocyte transcription factor 1, translating into MLRQQPLYELVGYRQPPSALLPKQAPDRSELAPEQPQQGPGSGKGGGHGRGEQRSEQQQLRRKINSRERKRMQDLNLAMDALREVILPYSAAHCQSSPGRKLSKIATLLFARNYILLLGSSLQELRRVIGEMSGSGGPRLLLAGLPLFAPGPVLLTTPGGVSHQHHHHHPPDSLRPASKYLSVSLEEQPCGQLHLPSAASLCPCALCKFPHFVPPGLGVAAVQAQFSK; encoded by the coding sequence ATGTTGCGGCAGCAGCCCTTGTACGAGCTGGTTGGCTACAGGCAGCCGCCCTCCGCCCTGCTCCCCAAACAGGCCCCTGACAGGTCAGAGCTGGCTCCAGAGCAGCCCCAGCAGGGCCCCGGGAGCGGCAAGGGAGGCGGCCACGGCAGGGGCGAACAGAGgagtgagcagcagcagctgcggaGGAAGATCAACAGCCGCGAGAGGAAGAGGATGCAGGACCTCAACCTGGCCATGGACGCGCTGCGGGAGGTGATCCTGCCCTACTCGGCGGCCCACTGCCAGAGCTCCCCGGGCAGGAAGCTCTCCAAGATCGCCACGCTGCTCTTCGCCAGGAACTACATCCTCCTGCTGGGCAGCTCCTTGCAAGAGCTGCGGCGCGTCATCGGCGAGATGAGCGGCTCCGGGGGTCCCCGGCTGCTGCTGGCGGGGCTGCCCCTCTTCGCCCCCGGCCCGGTGCTGCTGACGACCCCGGGGGGCGTgagccaccagcaccaccaccaccaccccccggaCAGCCTGCGCCCGGCCAGCAAGTACCTCTCGGTGTCCCTGGAGGAGCAGCCCTGCGgccagctgcacctgcccagcGCGGCCAGCCTCTGCCCCTGCGCCCTGTGCAAGTTCCCCCACTTCGTCCCACCCGGCCTCGGCGTGGCCGCCGTGCAGGCGCAGTTCTCCAAGTGA